Below is a window of Candidozyma auris chromosome 3, complete sequence DNA.
ATCACAGAATCTGTATCACCATAGATGACCTGAGCATCATAAGTGTAACCATTTGCTGTGTTGTACTTTTCTTGCACAACATTTTTGGTTCTTTCAATCATTTCTCTACCAAAGGCGGTAACAGATGATGAGATTGCAAGACATGGCAACTTACCGACAGTAGCACCAGTAAAACCATACACAGAATTTGCAGAAATCTTCAAGGCCAATTGTCTACCATTGAGCACGTCTCTTTTAAAAGGATCTTGCTCTTTTTTGAGGTCTGCCTTGGCTTTCTTTCTGGCTGTCAACAACTCATGAAGAATTGTTGGCAAGATTCCCTTTCTCTTCGTGCTCTTGACAAAGTAGTCACCGTTTGGGGTATGGGTATAATCTTCCTCTGTTAGATTGAATGCTTTGATAGATTGTTTGTTCAAAAGGGTGGTGTAGCATAAGTTGTGCGCCATCATGATTGAAGGATACAAAGAGCTGAAATCCAATGTTGCGATTGGAACATCATAATATCCTCTTATGGGTTCAATAACTGTAGCACCTTCATACTCCTCGTTTCCTCCCTCACTCTTTAGGTTTGGCACAACGATATCTTCCTGTAAACATTTTCTAAAGAGCTGAGAAATGACCTTAATCTGCTGTCCTCGTGCCAAAAGATATGAGAAAGGAACACCTGTAACTCTCGCCATCTCAGTGTAGTTGACTAGACACATCAATTTTTCGAGCAAACGTAAGGGAAGGTAGGCATCTTTCAAACAGTACACTGCCAAacgtcttcttgtttctgctgtgccattttgaagatcgGTAATAATCGAATGCtgaacatcttcttttAGTTCACCCAAGAAGTGAGCAGAAACGGAGTTCAATGTGTAAGACCTCAACTTGTACTCTCTTTGAATGAACTGTAACAAATCAAGCTGCATTCTTCCATCAATGTTGACAACCTTGTTTTCACGCGTTCCGTAAGCACGAGAGCTGAAAACGGAATCCTTCGCCTCTTGTCTTATATTGACCATCCTGCCGAAGTATGGAAACTTTGATAAGTTGAGTGCTTTAGCTCTATCGAGGAGATAAGGTAGATCGAAATTGGCGGTGTTATACCCGATTATAACATCGGGATCAGCTCTCACGACGAAGTCACGCCATGCCATAAGCAtatcctcttctttttcattcgAGAAGATTTCGGAACCAATAATTGGCAGACAGCTTTTAACAGTGAAGACATTGCGTACGAAAGGACGCGACTCACCGTACCTAGAAATAACATTTGCAATCTGGATGACAGGGTCCTGCAGTGCCTCTGGAAATACGCCCTTTCTACCGGCACACTCTATATCAAAAGACATAATACGAAGTGGTGCCATCTTTAGCCATTCGCCTTCAGAAGGATGCGAAATTAACTGACGGTAATCAACTGTGCACTCGATCTGACAGGTGGACACTTTGAGGTCTTTATCTATGATGGAGTACGAGCCGGCAGGAAGCGTTATCCACGACATACCGGTGATTCCGCAGTCGATCATCATTCTGAGCAAGTAGGTAATGTTATCGTAGGTGACACATGTAGAAGGGAACAACTGCTCGAATCTGACCTCGCCACGCTCGAAGGCGCCTCTAATCTTAGTAATATTTCGAGAATTGTTCACGATAACTTTAAAGAAAGGCGATTTTGTGTTATTGTTGAAGCCCCAAATCGATTCCTTCCTCACAATTTCAATGTCGTGAATACCAAAATAGTTGGCTTTCATGTATGCCACGAACTGGGACAAATGCTGATCAGGAAAGAAACCCCTAGGGACAGGGACATAAAAATAATGCAAGAAACCGGTAACATTACAAAGAATTGAATTGCCTTCTTCAGTGATACCGAAAAAGCGGGCACTAGACTCCTCCCCGTTGGTAGCCTCCTCGGCATCTAGCTGCTGGAAACTGATATCTTTCTTGTCGTAGTCTTTGCGCAAGGGGGGTCTTTTCCAACTCTGCAACTCCTCGTGAAAGTTCAGCGCCAGCTCTGTCATCTCATAAAGCTCCTTTTCGAATTCCAGCGGCTCCTCATTGCCGCTGGGACGCTTAACACGCTTGAGCAACTGATGCTGCGATTCGGAGAGTTCGAGCTTCGAATCGATGGTTTGAGACCCCACAGGTAAAGAGTGTGCTCCTTCATGGCCTGTGTACCACGCTCTCTTAAGAGCGTTTGGGTCCTGTGACATGTCTATGTATGTTTATGAGGTTTAGTAAGTTGAGGCTAAATAGTAATATGTCCACTATGTATGGAGGCAGAGATGATGCGATCAGAAACGCGACGCGGCGCGCCATAGTGAATACAAGACACGGATAGATTGTGAGGGGAAACGGGCACAACAAACAAAAGTAAACCATCAAAAAGGGAGTCgaagccaaaagaaaagatttATTGGTGATTCAATTATCTTCTATCGTTTTCACTATGACTATCTATGTGCAGGCCGTATTTAGTAGGGCCAAGGTAATAACCAACGAAGAGCACTAGACTTGATTTGGACGGCATTGAGTTCTGTGCCTGTAAAATCGTCTCTTATACTACCCTGAAGCTTGGGGAATTCCATTATTGTCCATTGGTGGGTGTGCATTGGTTGCAAGTATGTAAATGCTAATTTGGTATAGGCTTCATAACAACTCTAAGTAGACTTGACCCGCCTCATCAGCAAAAATTGTTCCATTTGCTGTGCAAGCACAattttcaagatctctgCATCATGTTTGTGTGTCTCGAGGTCTTGCAGAAGCTGGTTGAGAATTCTCCGAAGAACTGATGTGCTTGATATGATCTCACTGTACATATCACCCACTTTTGCTGGTGGTGAGTCTGGTCGTGAACTCACTTGCTCGCTGGTATCACCGAATAGATCATCACCTTTATCGTTGAAGAGGTCATCCATCTCGAAATCCATCATCAAATCGTCCTTCGGttccttgatctctgcTGGCTCCGACATTCCATTTGAATCCTTCAAGGAGTCACCTAAAATGCTGGAATAATGATCTTTGATGTTTAGCAGGAAGCTTGTGCCAAATTGCATTGAGCTCTTGCCCCGAGGTTTAATCTCATTGAACGTTGACTTCAACTCAGCATCGCTCATGTCAACTGCACTTTCACTCGTAAGAATGATTAGGAACGCCATGAAATTTACAATTAACTTGCTGTCTTCTGCGGAAGTACCTGCTTTACTCCCGTGGCACAAACTTATCTCACTGAGTAGAACGGAAAGTATTTCCTCACTCTCAGTCACTTTCCACATATTATGTATTGTTTTCCACACGCTTTGTTCTAAGGTactctcatcttcattgagaaaTGTTTGCAAAGCATTCCGAATAGTTGACACCATCGAGTCACCATCCGTATGTCTTTCGTGCTGAATCAACATTGGTCGATCTACCCTATTATACTCCTCGTCCACAGTCTGCTTCACAACCctcaccaacttcaacatgaTCTCCTTGTTCTCCCAATTTCTGAATGCATACACAGcctcaagaagctcttttccCACGAGATTCAAGACTAGGCGAAACGTATAATTGGTTTCCAAGCCCTCTTCCTTATTTTCTCCAAAGTTACTTTGTATGATTTTccaaagaatttgaagaaacatATCACTATTCCTTTGTAAGGGACCTATGTTCGAGATGATCCAATGGATGAGCTCTGCGGAGCTGGCTGTTAGAAAATCTTGTGCTAGGTAGTCAATACCGTTGCTCAAATTGGGTGAGGCTAAACTGCCAGCAATATTAGCCGTGATACCGCTTTGAAAAATTATAAAGACCAACTTGTATATTTGCTTCACATCCACAGAGCGAATGAGGTCATCGGAAAGCCCATCGTTGTTCACATCAAATAATGCATTTGCCCACTCAGACAAGAGGTCATTGTACCGATTCATCATATCTGTATCGTTGTTGGTCGCTGGTTCCACCCTTGGGGTGAATTTTGAGCACAGTCTATGGTAGAAGTTGCTTATAAATTCGATCGTATAGGAGCTTCCTAGCGTGACTGAGACAAGATCTATGCCAAAGAACTTGGTCATGGCAATCACACCAGTCGTCAATATACCGAAATATGAAATCGTCTCTTGAAAATTGCTTTCATCAGCATCCGCACCAAAGCTGTCGTTATCCGTGTATGATATTAGTTGATCAATTATGCTCCAAGGGCCGCGTGGATCtgtgaaaaaaatgtaatTAGTTATTGGCAAGCAAAGTAGAAGGCCCAAAACCAAGCGCACCAACTTTTCATTCGATTTATCCCTGATAAATTTTTCGAGTGAACTCATAACGAGAGAGCATAGCTGCTCCTGCTTAGTGGGCAGAAACTGAATGTCAGTAGAAGCGAGTTCCTCGAGGAAATTAATGAATTTGCTTTCTGCCAAAGAAGTGAATTCGGTGTTTATGTTAAGAAGCTTTGAATTAAACTCAGACTTGAGATGATCTGTATGATTAAGAACATTTTTTTCATGAGTTATGTGAGACCAAGTTATCGACTCCGAATCCTCGGGAAAGGTCTTGGTGTAGTTCGATACGGTGACAAGATCCTCATACATACAGCTGCGCAAGAACACCTTCCTCAAATCAAATGGATGCGATGATCTACCCCCGATGAACATTTCGGTGATGTAAGCATCAGAAAAGCCAACGACTGTTTTAACAATGACACTCTCAAGATTGGAATTGGCCTCATTGTTGTTCTTGGGTCTTGACTCTTTGATGAAGGCCGGAAAGCGGCTCACAATAAAGTTCTTCCAGTTGAACAAGACGTATGGGCTCTCTTGTAACTTGACTGCTTTGGAAATCCctgaaaaaagaatttcaaTCAATTGTTTCACGCATTCGTCATGCTTCGCTACGTCCACATTAAAGAATGCGATATACAGCTCCATGAGCCCATCGATATTCCACAGTTTGAAGCGCTCATTAAGCCAcaagaaatttttgagtCTGTTGAGCTTAAGATACTTTTTAGAGTGCTGATTTAAAGC
It encodes the following:
- the POL3 gene encoding DNA-directed DNA polymerase delta POL3, with product MSQDPNALKRAWYTGHEGAHSLPVGSQTIDSKLELSESQHQLLKRVKRPSGNEEPSEFEKELYEMTESASNFHEELQSWKRPPLRKDYDKKDISFQQLDAEEATNGEESSARFFGITEEGNSILCNVTGFLHYFYVPVPRGFFPDQHLSQFVAYMKANYFGIHDIEIVRKESIWGFNNNTKSPFFKVIVNNSRNITKIRGAFERGEVRFEQLFPSTCVTYDNITYLLRMMIDCGITGMSWITLPAGSYSIIDKDLKVSTCQIECTVDYRQLISHPSEGEWLKMAPLRIMSFDIECAGRKGVFPEASQDPVIQIANVISRYGESRPFVRNVFTVKSCSPIIGSEIFSNEKEEDMLMAWRDFVVRADPDVIIGYNTANFDLPYLLDRAKALNLSKFPYFGRMVNIRQEAKDSVFSSRAYGTRENKVVNIDGRMQLDLLQFIQREYKLRSYTLNSVSAHFLGELKEDVQHSIITDLQNGTAETRRRLAVYCLKDAYLPLRLLEKLMCLVNYTEMARVTGVPFSYLLARGQQIKVISQLFRKCLQEDIVVPNLKSEGGNEEYEGATVIEPIRGYYDVPIATLDFSSLYPSIMMAHNLCYTTLLNKQSIKAFNLTEEDYTHTPNGDYFVKSTKRKGILPTILHELLTARKKAKADLKKEQDPFKRDVLNGRQLALKISANSVYGFTGATVGKLPCLAISSSVTAFGREMIERTKNVVQEKYNTANGYTYDAQVIYGDTDSVMVKFGHQDLETCMKLGEEAAAFVSTHFINPIKLEFEKVYFPYLLINKKRYAGLYWTNPEKFDKMDTKGIETVRRDNCRLVQNVITRVLEYILEERNVPKAEKFVKQTIADLLQNRVDLSQLVITKAFSKHEYDSKQAHVELAKRMRKRDAGSAPTLGDRVAYVIINSSSSKNYEKSEDPLYVLENSLAIDVKYYLENQLSNPLLRIFEPILGEKKAKELLAGAHTRTIKMSAPKGGGLMKFAKKAELCKNCKAPLKSNNKGALCENCISKAPELYCDALAQMNYLENKFSRLWTECQRCQGSLHQEVLCSNKDCPIFYMRKKAEKDVTQQAQELQKWDETVW
- the MED5 gene encoding Med5p, with the translated sequence MASEQTVEKLVQVSLGKKLSPKAFVSMLAKLEKKAPISDNELVSALLTVPSDRSKLKLQYQFAIAFANEGVDNTRRLLSALSTLDVQSQREFVLLMKKEYATLKEPVLRYFVNEGFAQYTIQFQSSLYSSIDDEKRNLWFHILFLWGTLIDNSGRSIEQERFRSFAMEAMGQLQRLNATDKLAYFEKKSRNLLDTINVAHCLHPGAAAVEFKREKVSPTPVKKAFALNQHSKKYLKLNRLKNFLWLNERFKSWNIDGLMESYIAFFNVDVAKHDECVKQLIEILFSGISKAVKLQESPYVLFNWKNFIVSRFPAFIKESRPKNNNEANSNLESVIVKTVVGFSDAYITEMFIGGRSSHPFDLRKVFLRSCMYEDLVTVSNYTKTFPEDSESITWSHITHEKNVLNHTDHLKSEFNSKLLNINTEFTSLAESKFINFLEELASTDIQFSPTKQEQLCSLVMSSLEKFIRDKSNEKLVRLVLGLLLCLPITNYIFFTDPRGPWSIIDQLISYTDNDSFGADADESNFQETISYFGILTTGVIAMTKFFGIDLVSVTLGSSYTIEFISNFYHRSCSKFTPRVEPATNNDTDMMNRYNDLLSEWANALFDVNNDGLSDDLIRSVDVKQIYKLVFIIFQSGITANIAGSLASPNLSNGIDYLAQDFLTASSAELIHWIISNIGPLQRNSDMFLQILWKIIQSNFGENKEEGLETNYTFRLVLNLVGKELLEAVYAFRNWENKEIMLKLVRVVKQTVDEEYNRVDRPMLIQHERHTDGDSMVSTIRNALQTFLNEDESTLEQSVWKTIHNMWKVTESEEILSVLLSEISLCHGSKAGTSAEDSKLIVNFMAFLIILTSESAVDMSDAELKSTFNEIKPRGKSSMQFGTSFSLNIKDHYSSILGDSLKDSNGMSEPAEIKEPKDDLMMDFEMDDLFNDKGDDLFGDTSEQVSSRPDSPPAKVGDMYSEIISSTSVLRRILNQLSQDLETHKHDAEILKIVLAQQMEQFLSMRRVKST